A single window of Solanum dulcamara chromosome 5, daSolDulc1.2, whole genome shotgun sequence DNA harbors:
- the LOC129888556 gene encoding probable inactive ATP-dependent zinc metalloprotease FTSHI 2, chloroplastic, translating to MAKVWENLASDSNVATGLGLIFFYIFYRTVVFSYRRQKKDYEDRLKIERADDEKKRKMMELEREMEGIKGVDHDEEEGRKGEENPYMKMAMQFIKSGARVHKARNKKRPQYLDRGVNV from the coding sequence ATGGCAAAAGTGTGGGAAAACTTAGCTAGTGATTCAAATGTTGCCACTGGTCTTGGTTTGATTTTCTTCTACATATTTTATAGAACTGTTGTATTTAGTTATAGGAGGCAGAAAAAGGATTATGAGGATAGGTTGAAGATAGAGAGAGCAGATGATGAGAAGAAAAGGAAGATGATGGAATTGGAGAGGGAAATGGAAGGGATTAAGGGTGTTGATCATGACGAAGAAGAAGGAAGGAAAGGGGAGGAAAATCCTTATATGAAGATGGCTATGCAATTTATAAAGTCAGGTGCTCGTGTTCACAAAGCACGCAATAAGAAACGTCCCCAGTATTTAGATAGAGGTGTCAATGTTTAG
- the LOC129888555 gene encoding protein DETOXIFICATION 56-like: protein MPPSPENVTQKWPVYSRLMQNALSELKLQRGILLPLIAMNFTWFAKTAITTAFLGRLGDLYLAGGTLGFTFANVTGFSVLNGLCGAMEPICGQAFGAKNYKLLHKTLVMTTLFLLLMSLPISFLWLNVDKILIHFGQQEDISSVAKTYLIYLLPDLVITSFLCPLKAYLSTQNVTIPIMLSSTLAVVCHVPITMLLSRTKGIIGVSMSNWITNFLIMILLAIYVVIAENRKGGKWKEGGWWEQGYRDWIRLLKLCGPCCLTTCLEWWCYEILVLLTGHLPNAKQAIGIIAIVLNFDYLLFSVMLSLATCASIRVSNELGADSPGPAYRAAYVSLAMSIVSGFLGGSVMAGARGIWGPLFSHDKEIISGVKKIMLIMALLEVVNFPLAVCGGIVRGTARPWLGTYANIFGFYLLALPLGVILAFKIHLGLTGLLTGFVVGVACCLSLLLVFIARIDWVQEAKKAQLLSCNLEEIAEEDERN, encoded by the coding sequence atgccACCTTCACCAGAAAATGTGACACAAAAATGGCCAGTATATTCAAGATTAATGCAAAATGCACTTTCAGAGCTAAAATTGCAAAGAGGAATATTACTTCCTTTGATAGCTATGAACTTCACATGGTTTGCAAAAACAGCCATTACAACTGCATTTCTTGGTAGGCTTGGAGATCTTTATTTAGCTGGAGGTACACTTGGTTTTACGTTTGCAAATGTAACCGGATTTTCGGTCTTGAATGGTCTTTGTGGTGCCATGGAGCCAATTTGTGGACAAGCTTTTGGGGCTAAAAATTATAAACTTCTTCACAAGACACTTGTGATGACTACTTTGTTTTTACTATTAATGAGCTTGCCTATTTCTTTCTTGTGGCTAAATGTTGATAAGATCCTAATTCACTTTGGCCAACAAGAAGATATTTCAAGTGTAGCCAAAACTTATCTAATTTATCTCCTCCCTGATTTGGTTATCACTTCTTTTTTATGCCCTTTAAAGGCTTATTTAAGTACACAAAATGTTACAATCCCAATTATGTTGAGCTCAACTTTAGCAGTTGTTTGTCATGTACCAATAACTATGTTACTTTCAAGAACTAAAGGGATTATAGGAGTTTCAATGTCAAATTGGATAACAAACTTCTTGATCATGATTTTGTTGGCTATATATGTTGTGATCGCGGAGAATAGAAAGGGTGGGAAATGGAAAGAAGGAGGATGGTGGGAACAAGGATATCGCGATTGGATACGGTTACTCAAATTATGTGGTCCATGTTGTCTTACTACTTGCCTAGAATGGTGGTGTTATGAAATCTTGGTTTTGTTAACAGGACATTTACCAAATGCTAAACAAGCAATTGGGATTATAGCCATTGTGTTGAACTTTGATTATTTGCTTTTCTCTGTTATGCTTTCGTTAGCAACGTGTGCATCTATTCGTGTGTCTAATGAGCTTGGTGCAGACAGTCCTGGCCCTGCTTATCGTGCAGCCTATGTTTCGTTAGCTATGAGTATTGTCTCAGGTTTTCTTGGTGGTTCTGTTATGGCAGGGGCGAGGGGCATCTGGGGGCCATTGTTTAGCCATGATAAAGAGATAATAAGTGGTGTCAAGAAGATTATGTTGATAATGGCATTACTTGAAGTGGTTAATTTCCCTTTAGCAGTTTGTGGAGGTATCGTTCGAGGAACAGCTAGGCCATGGCTAGGGACATatgcaaatatttttggattttatCTCTTGGCATTGCCATTAGGTGTGATTTTGGCTTTCAAGATTCATCTTGGTTTAACTGGATTGTTGACAGGGTTTGTGGTTGGTGTAGCTTGTTGTTTGTCCTTGTTGTTGGTGTTTATTGCTAGGATTGATTGGGTTCAAGAAGCTAAGAAAGCACAACTACTTTCTTGTAACCTTGAAGAAATCGCTGAAGAGGATGAGAGAAATTAA